Genomic window (Streptomyces sp. SLBN-31):
GCGGGCACCACTTGGGCCCGGCCCTCCACAACGACGAGGGTCGGCCCGTCGTCGCGGGCTTCGAGCAACTCCCGCACATGCTCCCGCGTGACCGGCCCGGGCCCTTCGCCACCCTGTGCGGCCTGTGCGGACTTCTCGACCCCGGCAAGAGGGTCGCCCTGTGCCGTTCCGTTCTGTGACGGGTAGCCCCCGGCAGCACTTGCCGTGCCCGGCAGGACCCGCTCCCGTGCCTGGCTCTCCCCACCGGAATGAGCCCCCGGCTCCTCGTCGGTCCGCGCCCGGGCGTACCTGTCCGGCTCTTCCGCGGAAGGTGTCTGCTCGCTCATCGGTGCATCTCCACACATTCGCCGGAAGGCAGTGACAACGTCACCTCGCCACCTCGCCGATGTGCGCATGCGGCCCTCCGGAAGGTCCGTGCGCAAGGCTCCACGAGTACCCGGACCCCACGGCCCCATCCGTGGGCGGGTTCCGGGTCGGCGTCCCTCGGAAAGCCGGGATACGGGGTAGGAGAAAAGAGGAGCATGCGCCGGCTGAGCACTGGACGGCAGGCCGTGCACCGTACGCGTCGGCACCTCCCTCGCGGCAGGTGCGTCCAAGGAGGTTCGAGTGCGTCCAAGGAGGTCGGAGTGCGTCTTCACCACAGCCGTCCCACTGACCCCGGGTACCGCCGCCTGCGCCACGGACGCGGCTTCCGTTACCTCGACGCCCACGGTGAGCCGCTGCGCGATCCCGACGAGCTGGCCCGTATCCGGGAGCTGGTCATACCGCCGGCCTGGTGGGACGTGTGGATCTGCACCCGGCGCAACGGGCATCTGCAGGCCGTCGGTACCGACGCCGCCGGACGCCGCCAGTACCTGTACCACCCGCAGTTCCGTGCTGAGCAGGAGCAGGCCAAGCACGAGCACGTGCTGGATGTCGCCGAGTCCCTGCCCGCGGTGCGGGAGGCCGTCGAGGGGCATCTGCACGACCGCGGACTGACCCGGCAGAGGGTCCTTGCCACCGCCGTGCGCCTGCTCGACCTCGGCTTCTTCCGCATCGGCAGCGACCGCTACACCGAACTGAACAACAGCTACGGCCTCACCACGCTGCTGCGAGAGCACTCCCGCTGCCAGGCCGGCGCGATCCTGTTCGCCTACACCGGTAAGCACGGCAAGGAGATCGTCCAGACCATCGCGGACCCTGCCGCCTGCCGCAGCCTCACCGCGCTGCTGCGGCGCCGGGGCGGCGGTGAACGGCTCCTGGCCTACTGGGACCGGCAAGCCTGGCACGACGTGAGCGGTGATGATGTCAACGCGTACCTCAAGGAACTGACGGGCCTCGACATCACCGCCAAGGACTTCCGAACCTGGCACGCCACCGTCCTGGCCGCCGTCGCACTGGCCGTCTCGCAGCCCGTCGCACGCAGCGAGACCGCCCGGCGCCGTGCCATCGCCCGGGCGGTGCGCGAGGTGTCCGGCTACCTCGGCAACACACCGGCCGTCTGCCGGGCTTCCTACATCAACCCGCGGGTGATCGAGTTGTACGAGGAGGGCGTGACGGTCGCAGCCGCGCTGCCCCGTCTCGGCGACGAGGGCGCGTACGGCATCCCCGCGACCCAGGGCCCCGCCGAACGGGCTGTGCTGCGCATGCTCCGGAACGGACACGCACCCGAGGGGGCGTAAGGAGCGTGGTTCTTTTCCCCGCAGCCCTCCGGTCCGATGTCCGCCTCGTCCAGCGCCCGCTTCCTGCATGGACCGCCCCGCCCCTTCCGGCTCGTACCGGCATGGCCGGCAGAGGTGACTCGGTGCTTCCGGGTACCCGTCCGCCGGCGGGTCCGGACACGACAGGCCGGGCAGGGGCCGAGCCGAGGAGGTACGGAATGGGACTGAGGAACCAGGTGGTCGTGGTGACCGGCTCGTCCAGCGGGATCGGACGGGCCACGGCCGAGGTGTTCGCCCGCAAGGGGTGCGCCGTGGTGCTGGCCGCGCGCCGCGAGGAGGCACTGGAAGCGACCGCCCGGGAGTGCGCGAAGCACCGTGGGGCGCGGACGCTGGTCGTGCCGACCGACACGACGGACGTCAAGGCGGTCGACGATCTGGCGCGGCGTGCCGTGGAGGAGTTCGGCCGGATCGACGTCTGGGTCAACAACGCGGCCGTCAACGCCTTCGGCCGTTTCGAGGACGTACCGCTCGAGGACTTCCGCAGGGTCCTGGACGTCAATGTGATGGGCTACGTGTACGGGGCCCGAGCGGCTCTGCGGGTGATGCGGGAGCAGGGTACGGGCACCCTGATCAACATCTCCTCCATCGCGGGCGCCGTCGCGCAGCCGTACAGCCACCCCTACAGCATGTCGAAGCACGCTGTCCAAGGGCTTGGATCGAGCCTCCGGCAGCAGCTACGGGTGGAGGGAGTGAAAGGCGTTCACGTGTGCACCGTGATGCCCGCGACCATCGACACCCCCCACTTCGAGCAGGCGGCCAACTACACCGGGCGCAAGGTGGTCGCCATGCCGCCCGTCTACAGTCCCGAGCGGATCGCCAAGGCCGTCGTGAACCTCGCCCGCCACCCCCGCCGTGAAGTGGTGGTCGGCCCCGCGGGCCGCGCACTGGTGCGCCAGGCGCGCAAGGCACCGGGACGCGCGGAACGGGTGATGGCGCGGCAGACGGACAAGAGCCACCTCGACCACGACGAAGAGGCCCCGGACACGCACGGAGTGCTGCACGTGCCGGCTCCCGGGGAGGGCGCGGTGCACGGCGGCTGGAACGGGCGGCGGCGCACCGCGGTGCGCAGGACAGCCGTCGCTGCCGCGCTGGCGGGAGCGGCCGTTGCCGCAGGGCGGCGGATGAGTCGGGGGCCGGTGGGCGTCTGACCCACACCCGGCCGTGTGCGGGGCGGGGACCGGCACACGGCCGGGTAAGTAGAGGTGCCCGCGTGGTGAGATGCCGTGGGGACGGGCGCTGGGACTCGTCTCGGGGCCGGCGAGTACGTGGGACGCCGCAGGCAGCCGACTGTACGGCCCCGGCCCTCTCGTTCCTCGACGTGGCCCTTGTGCCGACCGTGGATGTGGAGCGTGGCCGCCACCGCATCTGACCGACATTCACGCCGCGACAGCGGTCCGGTCCAACTCCGCTGGGCTCTGTCACCTCGGCCCGCCTCGGAGCCGCACGAGCACCGTGTCGCTCTCGCGGTTCACCAGTTCGCGGCATCGTCGCCCATGGTCTTCGAGCGGGCCCCTTTTCCACGTGGCCGTCAGCCCGCCGCCCGTCCTGCGCCGTGGACCGGCGCCGGAACACGAACGGATTCGATGACGAACCCGCTGCGTACGCGGCTCGGCACGCGGTTCAGGGGGATTCGCAGGTCCTGTTCGGGCACGTCGTACTCCAGCCGTGCCAACCGTGGCCCGAGGGTCCCCAGCAGAGCGATCGTGATGTCCTCACCGGGGCAGCGGTGGCCGGCGGTGCGGTCGCCGCCGCCCTGCGGGACGAGTTCGTCGCGGTGCGGCGGCCGATCGAAGAAGCGGTCCGGGTGGAAGGCGTACGGCTCGCCCCACAGGTCGGGGTCGTGGTTCTGCCCGTACAGGTCGAGCAGGATCAGCGTGCCGGACGGGATCGGCTCTCCCCGCCACTCCAGGTCGGTGACGGCCCGGCCGCCGAGGAAGGGGGCGAAGGGGTAGAAGCGCCGCAGTTCGTGGGCGAACGCCACGGCGTACGAGGGATCGTCCTCGCGCAGCCGCTCCCGGACGTCGGGCCTGGCACGCAGGGCGTGACCGGCGTAGGCGACGAACCAGCACACCGCCACCGTCGGACGGATGACATTGAGGAGTTCCACCGCGGCGGTGTGCGGGTCGAGGAACCCGTCGTCGGCGTCCCGGTGGCGGACCACCACGTCCAGCACCGACCCGGCCGGTGCGGTGACCGTCCCTTCCCTCACGTCCTCGACGAGGCGCCCCAGCCACGCCTCACACCGGGCCCGCGCGCGGCGAGCCCGCCAGTGGCGCGGTCCCGGCGTGGCGAAGCCGTCGACCATGGCGACCAGGTCCCGGGCGACCGGCCCCGCGTCGTCCAGGGGGACCCCGGCCCACTGGCAGACACCTCGGGTGAGCACCCGGCTCGCCTCGTCGAACAGCACGACCGACGGACGGCCGGGCCAGGACTCCACGACCTCGTCCCACGCCGCGGCGACTCGTTCCACCAGGCCGGCGACCGCCTCAGGGCTGGTGAGCAGCGACAGGAACATCCCCTTGCGTACCCGGTGAGCCTGCCCGTCCAGGGTGTGCACGGCTCCATGACCGAACAGTGTGCTCAGCACCGGCCCGGGAAGCGCCGTCCCTCGCTCCACATGCCGCTCGTCGTAGAAGAACCGCACTGCTTCGGGGCCGTGTACGGCGACGGCGTGCTGTCCCATCAGCCGGGCCCGCACGAGAGGTCCGGCGGTACGGCGCCGACGGTCGGGCAGCCAGGCGTATCCCTTGGCGAGGACGGCGAGTGAGCTGTCGACGATCGGGGCACCAGGATTTCGATTCATGGATCCTTGGGTCCCCGGCACCGCCCACCGAAAACGCGGGCCCGCTCACACTCACTCGAACCGGGAGTGCCCTGTCACTCCGGAAGAAACCGGGCAACCGCCGGACGGCCGAGTGCATGTCACCCGTGGATCACGGGTGGAGCTGGTCAGAGCCGGTCACGACGCTCGGTGCGGACCCGCTGAGCGATGTCGCGCAGCTTGATGTTGTGGTGCTGGGAGAGCCGGCGCAGCACGTCGAAGGCGTCGCTCTCGCTGAGCCGGTGGCGTTCCATGAGGATGCCCATGGCCTCGCCGATGGCGTGCCGGGTCTCCATGGCGTGCTGGAGCTGGTCGATGGTGCGGGCGTCGGCGAGGGCCACCGCGGCGTGCGACGCCAGCAGCCAGCTCGCCGTCTCGAATTCCTCGGTGAAGGCTCCCGGGCTGCGGGCGTACAGGTTCAGCGCGCCGAAGTCCTCGTCGAGGGTGTAGAGCAGGACCCCGGTCATGCTGCCGAAGCCCAGCTCGTGTGCCGCCGCGGCGAACTTCGGCCAGGTCGGCTGGGGCTGGGTCATGTCCGCGATCCGGTACACGCGCTCACCACCGGCATGACGGGCGAGATCGAAGCAGGGCCCCTCACCCAGTTCCCCCTGCAGGCGATCGGCCTCCTCGACCATCTCCCCGCACGCTGACACCGTCACGGCTCGGCCCTTGCGCACCGCCAGGATCCCGGCCGCGTCACAGCCGTCCACCAGCTTCACCGCCGACGCCGCGATCTCGTCCAGCGTCCCCTGCACCGAATCCTGCGCCAGCAGATCCCGGGCGAGCACCGCCATCGCCTCGGCAAACCCGCGCCACTCCATCGCTCACCACCCGCCCAGATCATCAGTGCGGTCACACTACCTCCAGCCGTTCGGCTCCGACTGGCCGAGCACCTCGACCCGAGCGCCGCCGAAAACGCACCCTCCTCGCCGGGCATCGCCTTTCCTCTCCGTCAACCTCTTGGTCAAGGGCCGCGCTGCCGCCCACGGCGCTGTGTCAGGGCGTCAGGTCGTCCTGGCCGGTGTCGCGCCATTCGGCCAGCAGGACGGTGGCGTCGTCGTCGAGGTGTCCGTCGTGGTGGTCCAGGACGGCGTGGGTGAGGCGGCGCAGTGTCTCGTGGACGGTGAGGCGGTCGGCGTGATGGCGGACGACGAAGTCGACGAAGCGGTCGAGGCCGAACAGTTCACTCTTCCTGTTGCGGGCTTCGACGACTCCGTCGGTGTAGAGCAGCAGCCGGTCACCGGGCTGGAGCTGTTCGTGGCAGACGGTCACCGGCAGGCCCAGAGCGACACCCATGGGGCCGGCCGGAGGGCATTGCAGCTCGCTCGACCACCGACCGTCGCGGATGAGTACGGGCAGGTGGTGGCCGCGGTTGATCCACTCCAGCCGGCCGGTGGTCAGGTCGAGGTCGGCCAGGATGCCGGTGACGTAGCGGCTGGTGCCGAACTGCTCGATGAGGGCTTCCTCCACCGCTTGGCTGGTCTCCGCCAGGTCGGCGCCCTGGCGGCGGGCGTTGCGGCAGGTGGCGACCGCCATGTTGGCGGTCAGCCCGGCGGTGGCGTCGTGTCCCATGGCGTCGAATATGGACAGATGCAGGGTGTCTCTGGAGACGGCGTAGTCGAAGGCGTCCCCTCCGACCTCGTACGCCGGCTCCGACGCGGCACCGACGGTGGAGGTACGGCCGGCGAAGGCCGAGGGCGGGGTGAGGTGCCACTGCATCTCCGCGGCCACGCTCATCGGCGCCGTACGGATCAGGCGGGCGTAGGAGTCGCTGTGGGAGCGTTTGCTCAGCAGCAGCAGCGCCACCATCGACGCCAGGGCCCGCAGCGCTTGGGGGACGGTCTCATCGTCGGCCGCGGTGTCCGCGCGCAGCACCCCGAGGCGCTCGACACCGTCGGTGATCGGTACCCACCACCGGCGCAGGTTCCGCCTGCCCGTCCGGTCCGGTTCCGTGACCAGATCCACGCGCTGGAAGGCCAGGCCGGCCACGGTGCCGTGCACCGTGAACCGCAGGCCGCCTTCTCCGGCGTCGGGCCCCCTTCCGGTCACCTGGCGCAGGATCTTCCCCTGCAGGTCCACCACGAAGAAGGCCACCTCGTGAAGGCCCACCGCGTCAAGGTGCGCGGCCACCATCTCGGGCAGGTCCTCCAGCGCCGCGACATGGCTGACCAGCATGAGGTCGGTGAGCGCGCTTGTCACCTTCGCGTAAGCGGTCACGAGGTGAACCTCCTCCTCCTGGTCCGGGACCGCCACAGCCCCTCCAGACGCGGCTGCGGCTGACGGCAGTGCCCGACGTGCCAATGCCACCACACACCCCGACCGCAGCACGGGGGAGGTCATTCCGCCTGCCCCTGTCGGCGCATCTACGAGGGGCGGGATCCGTCGGCTGTCCGCGAGCGGCGTCCCACGAGCAGGATCGATCACTCCGAAGGCGGCGGACGGCCCGCTGCCCGGCCATGACGGCCGCGACGGACAGCGGGTCGACAGCCCATGCTGGCAGGCATCACATTCCCCCACGTCGCCCAAAGTCGTGCACGGCGTCTGCCGGACCGATCGCGGGGGCGGGCATCCAGCTGTCAAGGCGACGAAGGGGCGGCCATCCACGCGGAAGCCGCCCCATCGTCATGTGAGTTCAGCCGCGCACGATGTTCTGGGCCTGTGGACCCTTCTGTCCCTGGCCGATATCGAAGGTGACATGCTCGCCCTCGGTCAGCTCCCGGTATCCGCTGCCCTGGATCTCGGAGTAGTGCGCGAACACGTCCGGGCCGCCGCCATCCTGGGCGATGAACCCGAAGCCCTTCTCAGAGTTGAACCACTTCACGACGCCGCTGGCCATACCACTCTTGTCCTTCATCTACGCTCGGGAGCGGCCCTGGAACGGGGCCCGCCCCAGCTCCTGCGTCTACAGGAACCCACAGCCGTTGTACCCCCGACCAGCCCACTTATCCGACGGACGACACGCTCCGCTCGGACACCGGGCTGTGCCGGGCTGCGCCGACTTCCGGGAGAACCCCCTGTGCGGCATGTCGTGCGGCACTGCTTGCGGGGTGGCCGGTTCAGGACGGCTGCAGTGATCTCGGCGAGTGTCTGTCCGAGCGAGGAACTGCTGCGGTACCTGACGGTCCACCAGGTCAATGTCGTGCGCACGGCCCTCGAGGACGTCAATCAGTAAGAGGGACGCGCTGTCGCTCGTGACGCTCGTTTGACGCTCCGGCCGCCTCGCAGCCCGTCTCCGAGGCGGGAAAACATCGTCTGACCTGCACTTTTTCTCGTCCGCTTCCTTATAACGTCTTTCCTATGACCCACCAGATCGGTGTGCCGCGATCCTTGGACCGGTCGAGAAGAGCTCCTGAACTGCGGTCGTGCGGGCGCACAAGAAGATGCGGTGCGGGCGTTCAGTAGATGGGGCCGTAGGGGCTCCAGTGCCCGAGGAAGGGTTTCAGGTCGTCGGCCCGTGGGTTGGGGATGTTGGGCAGCTGGGGCGGTGTGTTCAGTGGGTCGAGGCGCTCCACGGTGGCTGCTGCCCAGCTGATCCATGTTTCGGCTTCGGTTCTGGCCTGGACCGGTGGCATGGCCTCGACTCGTGTGCGTACGGCGCTCACGTATTGGGTCAGTCGGGTGGCGTGGCGCCATGCCGCTTCCTGGGCTTCAAGGTGCTTGACGCGGTAAGCCTCCGCGTAGCGGATGCGGGCTTGTTCCATGGCGGCTTCCCAGCGGATGTGCTTCTGGCGTGCTGCTTCGGCCTCGTCCTGGCGTCTGCGTTCGGCGGCTTGGCCGCGAAGCGTGACCTCCTGTGCGATCTCGGCGAGCCGGTCTTCGAGGGCGTGGCCGGGAGCGTCGGCCCATTCGCTCGCCCGGTGTGGCTGGCCGCCGCTGAGGATGATGCGGAGGCGTTCGGACGGGGTGTAGTCGAAGCGGGGGATTCTGACCCAGGAGTGCTTCTTGGCCTCGGCGAGTTCCTTCTCGGTGGCGACGTGCTCGGTCCGGTCCTGTTCCTGGAGGACGAGAATCCCCACGGGCTGGCCCTGTGCGGTGATGGTGAAATGAGGATGTGCCCTGCGGCGGCGATGGGACGGGGGTGCGAAGCCGGTTTGCCGGGCCGAGCAGGTGTGTCCTTCGGCCTCGGTGGTGGTGATCAGTGCCTGGATGAGTCGGAGAGCGCGTCCTTGGACGGGCTTGGTCAGGCCGAGCGGC
Coding sequences:
- a CDS encoding DNA topoisomerase IB, with amino-acid sequence MRLHHSRPTDPGYRRLRHGRGFRYLDAHGEPLRDPDELARIRELVIPPAWWDVWICTRRNGHLQAVGTDAAGRRQYLYHPQFRAEQEQAKHEHVLDVAESLPAVREAVEGHLHDRGLTRQRVLATAVRLLDLGFFRIGSDRYTELNNSYGLTTLLREHSRCQAGAILFAYTGKHGKEIVQTIADPAACRSLTALLRRRGGGERLLAYWDRQAWHDVSGDDVNAYLKELTGLDITAKDFRTWHATVLAAVALAVSQPVARSETARRRAIARAVREVSGYLGNTPAVCRASYINPRVIELYEEGVTVAAALPRLGDEGAYGIPATQGPAERAVLRMLRNGHAPEGA
- a CDS encoding SDR family oxidoreductase, producing the protein MGLRNQVVVVTGSSSGIGRATAEVFARKGCAVVLAARREEALEATARECAKHRGARTLVVPTDTTDVKAVDDLARRAVEEFGRIDVWVNNAAVNAFGRFEDVPLEDFRRVLDVNVMGYVYGARAALRVMREQGTGTLINISSIAGAVAQPYSHPYSMSKHAVQGLGSSLRQQLRVEGVKGVHVCTVMPATIDTPHFEQAANYTGRKVVAMPPVYSPERIAKAVVNLARHPRREVVVGPAGRALVRQARKAPGRAERVMARQTDKSHLDHDEEAPDTHGVLHVPAPGEGAVHGGWNGRRRTAVRRTAVAAALAGAAVAAGRRMSRGPVGV
- a CDS encoding cytochrome P450; translated protein: MNRNPGAPIVDSSLAVLAKGYAWLPDRRRRTAGPLVRARLMGQHAVAVHGPEAVRFFYDERHVERGTALPGPVLSTLFGHGAVHTLDGQAHRVRKGMFLSLLTSPEAVAGLVERVAAAWDEVVESWPGRPSVVLFDEASRVLTRGVCQWAGVPLDDAGPVARDLVAMVDGFATPGPRHWRARRARARCEAWLGRLVEDVREGTVTAPAGSVLDVVVRHRDADDGFLDPHTAAVELLNVIRPTVAVCWFVAYAGHALRARPDVRERLREDDPSYAVAFAHELRRFYPFAPFLGGRAVTDLEWRGEPIPSGTLILLDLYGQNHDPDLWGEPYAFHPDRFFDRPPHRDELVPQGGGDRTAGHRCPGEDITIALLGTLGPRLARLEYDVPEQDLRIPLNRVPSRVRSGFVIESVRVPAPVHGAGRAAG
- a CDS encoding GAF and ANTAR domain-containing protein, which codes for MEWRGFAEAMAVLARDLLAQDSVQGTLDEIAASAVKLVDGCDAAGILAVRKGRAVTVSACGEMVEEADRLQGELGEGPCFDLARHAGGERVYRIADMTQPQPTWPKFAAAAHELGFGSMTGVLLYTLDEDFGALNLYARSPGAFTEEFETASWLLASHAAVALADARTIDQLQHAMETRHAIGEAMGILMERHRLSESDAFDVLRRLSQHHNIKLRDIAQRVRTERRDRL
- a CDS encoding PP2C family protein-serine/threonine phosphatase yields the protein MLVSHVAALEDLPEMVAAHLDAVGLHEVAFFVVDLQGKILRQVTGRGPDAGEGGLRFTVHGTVAGLAFQRVDLVTEPDRTGRRNLRRWWVPITDGVERLGVLRADTAADDETVPQALRALASMVALLLLSKRSHSDSYARLIRTAPMSVAAEMQWHLTPPSAFAGRTSTVGAASEPAYEVGGDAFDYAVSRDTLHLSIFDAMGHDATAGLTANMAVATCRNARRQGADLAETSQAVEEALIEQFGTSRYVTGILADLDLTTGRLEWINRGHHLPVLIRDGRWSSELQCPPAGPMGVALGLPVTVCHEQLQPGDRLLLYTDGVVEARNRKSELFGLDRFVDFVVRHHADRLTVHETLRRLTHAVLDHHDGHLDDDATVLLAEWRDTGQDDLTP
- a CDS encoding cold-shock protein; the encoded protein is MASGVVKWFNSEKGFGFIAQDGGGPDVFAHYSEIQGSGYRELTEGEHVTFDIGQGQKGPQAQNIVRG